One Nocardioides aromaticivorans genomic window carries:
- a CDS encoding glycosyltransferase, whose product MLQIVIPAFNEERRLPRTLRELRRYAAAHRGVLGHVEVIVVDNASSDATAEVARAASTAALPVRVVRCTRRGKGAAVRAGLLATDADLVCFMDADGATGLDALEVAWRRVLLGAEVVIGSRALAGSETEERHCRTRSRGAAVYRRLAGRLVPGIADTQCGFKVFRGDLVREAVRDLDTAGFSFDVELLVRLRAAGARIEEIPVSWVDVPGSTFVPVRHGAGAFAELARIAWSTRGLQTSGPGRVAVSTTRSPMPLPAVAALPAVVAVPVLASITPRSHR is encoded by the coding sequence ATGCTGCAGATCGTCATTCCGGCGTTCAACGAGGAGCGCCGCCTGCCGCGCACCTTGCGTGAGCTGCGCCGGTACGCCGCCGCGCACCGCGGCGTGCTCGGCCACGTCGAGGTGATCGTGGTCGACAACGCCAGCAGCGACGCCACCGCCGAGGTGGCTCGTGCGGCGAGCACGGCCGCGCTGCCCGTGCGCGTGGTGCGCTGCACCCGTCGCGGCAAGGGCGCCGCGGTGCGGGCCGGCCTGCTGGCCACCGACGCCGACCTGGTGTGCTTCATGGACGCCGACGGCGCGACCGGGCTGGACGCCCTGGAGGTCGCGTGGCGCCGGGTGCTGCTGGGCGCCGAGGTCGTCATCGGCTCGCGCGCGCTCGCCGGGAGCGAGACCGAGGAGCGGCACTGCCGCACCAGGTCGCGGGGTGCCGCGGTCTACCGCCGGCTCGCCGGCCGGCTCGTGCCCGGGATCGCCGACACGCAGTGCGGCTTCAAGGTCTTCCGCGGCGACCTCGTCCGCGAGGCCGTGCGCGACCTCGACACGGCCGGCTTCTCCTTCGACGTCGAGCTCCTCGTCCGCCTGCGGGCGGCGGGCGCGCGGATCGAGGAGATCCCGGTCAGCTGGGTCGACGTGCCCGGCTCCACCTTCGTCCCCGTGCGCCACGGCGCGGGTGCCTTCGCCGAGCTGGCGCGGATCGCGTGGTCGACCCGCGGCCTGCAGACGTCGGGCCCCGGCAGGGTGGCGGTCAGCACCACGCGGTCCCCCATGCCGCTCCCCGCTGTCGCTGCCCTGCCGGCCGTCGTCGCCGTCCCCGTGCTGGCCTCGATCACCCCGCGGAGCCACCGGTGA
- a CDS encoding glycosyltransferase family 4 protein, translating to MTAGTLTGRRLVVVNWRDLDHRQAGGAEIYAWQFARALREAGADVRFLTARDAGQSAAEDREGIAVVRGGSRSGFIPFALGWLLRHRDEVDAVIDPSCGLPSFSPLVLRRSTPVLLVVHHVHQAQFTAHLPAPAAALARWLERVLMRRVYRRRTVAAVSASTAAEMREQLGWTGDIRILANGADLPSYDAGRAVAKDADRIAVLGRLVTHKRVDLALEAVARAQHSAELAGRELHVDVVGQGPDRDRLEARAADLGIADRVTFHGYLSEAGKHAVLARASVHVCASDAEGWGQAVIDAAARGVPTVARDVPGLRDSILPGESGWLVPDDADHRVVVDRLAAALGDALVTTPDPSTRVRRAAACLAWAARFDWSRMRADARDLTTEMITEMLTGGATSSGLHHPRDARVAV from the coding sequence GTGACGGCGGGCACGCTGACCGGCCGGCGCCTCGTCGTCGTCAACTGGCGCGACCTCGACCACCGGCAGGCCGGTGGTGCGGAGATCTACGCGTGGCAGTTCGCGCGGGCGCTGCGCGAGGCGGGCGCCGACGTACGCTTCCTGACCGCGCGCGACGCCGGGCAGTCCGCTGCCGAGGACCGCGAGGGCATCGCCGTCGTGCGCGGGGGGAGCCGCAGCGGCTTCATCCCGTTCGCGCTCGGCTGGCTGCTGCGCCACCGCGACGAGGTGGACGCGGTCATCGACCCGTCCTGCGGGCTGCCGTCGTTCTCGCCGCTCGTGCTGCGCCGCTCGACGCCCGTGCTGCTCGTCGTGCACCACGTGCACCAGGCGCAGTTCACCGCCCACCTGCCGGCCCCGGCCGCCGCGCTCGCGCGCTGGCTGGAGCGGGTGCTGATGCGGCGCGTCTACCGCCGCCGGACGGTCGCCGCGGTCTCCGCGTCGACCGCGGCCGAGATGCGCGAGCAGCTGGGCTGGACCGGCGACATCCGGATCCTGGCCAACGGCGCCGACCTCCCGTCGTACGACGCCGGGCGGGCCGTCGCGAAGGACGCCGACCGGATCGCCGTGCTGGGCCGGCTGGTGACCCACAAGCGCGTCGACCTCGCCCTCGAGGCGGTCGCCCGGGCCCAGCACAGCGCCGAGCTCGCCGGGCGGGAGCTGCACGTCGATGTTGTCGGCCAGGGCCCGGACCGGGACCGGCTGGAGGCGCGCGCCGCCGACCTCGGCATCGCCGACCGGGTCACCTTCCACGGCTACCTCAGCGAGGCCGGCAAGCACGCCGTCCTGGCGCGTGCGTCGGTGCACGTGTGCGCCTCCGACGCGGAGGGCTGGGGGCAGGCCGTCATCGACGCGGCCGCCCGTGGCGTGCCGACCGTCGCCCGCGACGTCCCCGGGCTGCGCGACTCCATCCTGCCGGGCGAGTCCGGCTGGCTGGTCCCCGACGACGCCGACCACCGGGTCGTCGTCGACCGCCTCGCGGCCGCCCTCGGTGACGCGCTCGTCACCACCCCGGACCCGTCCACGCGGGTCCGCCGAGCGGCTGCCTGCCTGGCGTGGGCGGCCCGCTTCGACTGGTCGCGGATGCGTGCGGACGCTCGCGACCTCACCACCGAAATGATCACCGAGATGCTCACCGGCGGCGCCACGTCGTCCGGTCTCCACCACCCACGCGACGCTCGCGTGGCCGTCTGA
- a CDS encoding DUF3068 domain-containing protein, with the protein MRSKIAAVAIGLGVFMIVAAGLVRFYAYPTLATVPPDYEGTTLLEAKGAQVLNFETYQAETHDLDISSYTVAYEEPKAPDGVVSWVNSTTVKREDGSVFQQTRERAPFDAVSGAASDCDGCESWTEVKDDDQTTEEPTAREGQVYKFPFGTEKKDYGVWDGTVGKSVPAKFEGTEKIDGLEVYKFVQTIEPTMVETREVPGSMFGSSEPGVQAEMWYGMTRTFFVEPQTGSPVDRVEERLQELRFEGQSVPVFNATVQYTDQQVDDLVNGTKDETGAKTNAMLLGGLHFLFPLLLVLVGLALLAGGLVAGGKARARRHAGADEKKTLVNA; encoded by the coding sequence ATGCGCAGCAAGATTGCGGCCGTTGCCATCGGGCTCGGCGTGTTCATGATCGTCGCGGCCGGTCTGGTCCGGTTCTACGCGTACCCGACCCTGGCCACCGTCCCGCCGGACTACGAGGGCACCACCCTGCTCGAGGCGAAGGGGGCTCAGGTCCTCAACTTCGAGACCTACCAGGCCGAGACGCACGACCTGGACATCAGCTCGTACACCGTCGCCTACGAGGAGCCCAAGGCTCCGGACGGTGTCGTCAGCTGGGTCAACTCGACGACGGTGAAGCGTGAGGACGGCTCGGTCTTCCAGCAGACGCGGGAGCGGGCGCCCTTCGACGCGGTCAGCGGCGCGGCGTCGGACTGCGACGGCTGCGAGTCGTGGACCGAGGTCAAGGACGACGACCAGACCACCGAGGAGCCGACCGCTCGCGAGGGCCAGGTCTACAAGTTCCCGTTCGGCACGGAGAAGAAGGACTACGGCGTCTGGGACGGCACCGTCGGCAAGTCGGTGCCCGCGAAGTTCGAGGGCACCGAGAAGATCGACGGCCTCGAGGTCTACAAGTTCGTCCAGACCATCGAGCCCACCATGGTCGAGACCCGCGAGGTCCCGGGCTCGATGTTCGGCTCCTCGGAGCCGGGCGTCCAGGCGGAGATGTGGTACGGCATGACCCGCACGTTCTTCGTCGAGCCGCAGACCGGCTCGCCGGTCGACCGTGTCGAGGAGCGCCTGCAGGAGCTGCGCTTCGAGGGCCAGAGCGTGCCGGTCTTCAACGCCACCGTGCAGTACACCGACCAGCAGGTCGACGACCTGGTCAACGGCACCAAGGACGAGACCGGCGCCAAGACCAACGCGATGCTGCTGGGCGGCCTGCACTTCCTGTTCCCGCTGCTCCTCGTGCTGGTCGGCCTCGCCCTGCTGGCCGGTGGCCTGGTCGCGGGTGGCAAGGCCCGGGCCCGCCGCCACGCGGGCGCCGACGAGAAGAAGACGCTGGTCAACGCCTGA
- a CDS encoding class I SAM-dependent methyltransferase, with protein sequence MDAEEIARSAALERKHWWYAARRALVRRTVRDWPAGRAVDVGCGMGGNTVVLREMGWQAIGVEYTSTGADIAASRGIPVVQGDGRALPVADASVDLVMSTDAWEHIDDDVAVAAETARVLRPGGRVLVAVPAGMALWSGHDVALGHVRRYERDQLADLVRGAGLVIDDLWSWNVLLRPVVRARRRNKDAPESEMEAVNPVLNAGLRAAVGMERVLPLKRLPGVSLVVVAHKP encoded by the coding sequence GTGGATGCGGAGGAGATCGCACGTTCGGCTGCCCTCGAGCGCAAGCACTGGTGGTACGCCGCCCGTCGCGCCCTCGTCCGTCGCACCGTCCGTGACTGGCCCGCCGGTCGTGCGGTCGACGTCGGGTGCGGGATGGGCGGCAACACCGTCGTCCTGCGCGAGATGGGCTGGCAGGCGATCGGGGTGGAGTACACCTCCACCGGCGCGGACATCGCCGCGTCACGCGGCATCCCGGTCGTGCAGGGCGACGGACGGGCGCTGCCCGTCGCCGACGCGTCCGTCGACCTCGTCATGTCGACCGACGCCTGGGAGCACATCGACGACGACGTGGCCGTCGCTGCGGAGACGGCGCGGGTGCTGCGTCCCGGCGGCCGGGTGCTGGTCGCCGTACCGGCGGGCATGGCGCTGTGGAGCGGGCACGACGTGGCCCTGGGCCACGTCCGACGCTACGAGCGCGACCAGCTCGCCGACCTGGTGCGCGGCGCCGGCCTGGTGATCGACGACCTCTGGTCGTGGAACGTCCTGCTCCGGCCGGTCGTGCGGGCCCGGCGACGCAACAAGGACGCGCCCGAGAGCGAGATGGAGGCGGTCAACCCCGTCCTCAACGCCGGCCTGCGCGCCGCGGTCGGGATGGAGCGGGTCCTCCCCCTCAAGCGGCTGCCGGGCGTCAGCCTGGTCGTGGTGGCCCACAAGCCGTGA
- a CDS encoding thrombospondin type 3 repeat-containing protein: protein MSGAHLRRAALSLTTLATAGTFVLAVPATSATAAPLPATYTGTAHGDLVYVGADLGLLGSLAQVPVGHSHTDVDSSRGGNDVTAQAANVDADLLGGLPITVDSIGAVAAPDAPSTGQDLLAVPLAPIAAATVVHGQVEAHYAGDAACPALAGGARLLGRAEASTAGLTLVNLAGIGSVAQVGAVDSVSETALVPDGTGGDDVVSTVTTTVGDISLLGGVVTIHVSDDVVTTAESDGTTGTASRSNYTVVVSVGGSQVASIPSTATSPVAIPVDLGILGTSVDLSVGVGTFTDSSAAANGAGSQDAVVGVSLQVTTALATLADVDLAVGAGDVAAAAPNGGVECTPVVATDTDGDGLSDADEATYGTDINDTDSDDDGISDGDEVHTWTTDPADADTDDDGLTDGDELDTDAGGPDTGTGTSPTDADTDDGGVNDGTEVTNGTDPLNGLDDDDRDLDGLSDADEATAGTDPDDPDTDDDGLTDGAEVTTHHTDPTAADTDQDGLADGAEVNTHGTDPLDPDTDDGGATDGAEVDNGTNPVDDPADDLPSTDGDGDGLTDAEEAVHQTDPADPDSDDDGLSDGTEVNTTGTDPNVADTDGGGVNDGAEVDNGTNPVDDPADDVAATGDADGDGLSDADEATAGTDPDDSDSDNDGLSDGAEVHTHGTDPLDPDTDDGGVTDGAEVANGTNPVDAPADDVPSNDRDGDGLTNDEEITNGTDPDDADSDDDGLTDGAEVNTHQTDPNDTDTDDDGVEDGVEVTDGTIPTDADSDNDGLNDGAEKAAGTDPLKADSDGDGLTDTRELNGPTGCSTGHTNPLRKDTDGDGLVDGPEVKGINVKQVVFTNRGKPVNGRSIGVVRTNPCAKDTDRDGLSDRQEVVGTKINQRVKRTKKYGGWYLLTTRKSNPTKKDTDGDGLGDKVEVTGSANWRYSKHRSDPTRADTDWGGANDGREIRIKADPTWAA, encoded by the coding sequence ATGTCGGGAGCACACCTGCGCCGAGCGGCGCTGTCACTGACCACGCTGGCGACAGCGGGGACCTTCGTCCTCGCCGTCCCGGCCACCTCCGCGACGGCAGCGCCGCTGCCGGCCACCTACACCGGGACCGCCCACGGCGACCTCGTGTACGTCGGAGCCGACCTCGGCCTCCTGGGCAGCCTCGCCCAGGTGCCCGTCGGGCACAGCCACACCGACGTCGACAGCAGCCGCGGCGGCAACGACGTGACCGCCCAGGCGGCCAACGTGGACGCCGACCTGCTCGGCGGCCTGCCGATCACGGTCGACAGCATCGGCGCGGTCGCCGCGCCGGACGCGCCCTCGACGGGCCAGGACCTGCTCGCCGTCCCGCTCGCGCCGATCGCGGCAGCGACCGTCGTCCACGGCCAGGTGGAGGCCCACTACGCCGGCGACGCGGCCTGCCCGGCGCTCGCGGGCGGAGCGCGCCTGCTGGGCAGGGCGGAGGCGAGCACCGCCGGCCTCACGCTCGTGAACCTCGCCGGCATCGGCTCCGTCGCCCAGGTCGGCGCGGTCGACTCGGTCTCCGAGACCGCGCTGGTCCCCGACGGCACCGGCGGCGACGACGTGGTCTCCACGGTGACCACGACGGTCGGCGACATCTCCCTGCTCGGCGGCGTGGTCACCATCCACGTCTCCGACGACGTGGTGACGACCGCGGAGTCCGACGGCACGACGGGCACCGCGAGTCGCAGCAACTACACGGTCGTCGTGAGCGTGGGCGGCTCCCAGGTCGCGTCGATCCCCTCGACCGCCACCTCCCCCGTCGCCATCCCGGTCGACCTCGGCATCCTCGGCACCTCCGTGGACCTCTCGGTCGGCGTCGGCACCTTCACCGACTCCTCCGCGGCCGCCAACGGCGCAGGCTCGCAGGACGCCGTCGTCGGGGTCAGCCTCCAGGTCACCACGGCCCTCGCGACCCTCGCCGACGTCGACCTGGCCGTCGGCGCCGGCGACGTCGCGGCCGCCGCACCGAACGGCGGGGTGGAGTGCACGCCCGTCGTGGCCACCGACACCGACGGTGACGGCCTGAGCGACGCCGACGAGGCGACGTACGGCACGGACATCAACGACACCGACAGCGACGACGACGGGATCTCCGACGGCGACGAGGTCCACACCTGGACCACCGACCCCGCCGACGCGGACACCGACGACGACGGCCTGACCGACGGCGACGAGCTCGACACCGACGCCGGCGGCCCCGACACCGGCACCGGCACCAGCCCGACCGACGCCGACACCGACGACGGCGGGGTCAACGACGGCACCGAGGTCACCAACGGCACCGACCCGCTCAACGGTCTCGATGACGACGACCGCGACCTCGACGGGCTCAGCGACGCCGACGAGGCGACCGCCGGCACCGACCCGGACGACCCCGACACCGACGACGACGGCCTGACCGACGGCGCCGAGGTCACCACCCACCACACGGACCCGACCGCGGCCGACACCGACCAGGACGGGCTCGCTGACGGCGCCGAGGTCAACACCCACGGCACCGACCCGCTCGACCCCGACACCGACGACGGCGGCGCCACCGACGGCGCCGAGGTCGACAACGGCACCAACCCGGTCGACGACCCCGCCGACGACCTGCCGTCGACCGACGGCGACGGCGACGGGCTCACCGACGCCGAGGAGGCCGTGCACCAGACCGACCCGGCCGACCCGGACTCCGACGACGACGGCCTCTCCGACGGGACCGAGGTCAACACGACCGGCACCGACCCGAACGTGGCCGACACCGACGGCGGCGGCGTGAACGACGGCGCCGAGGTCGACAACGGCACCAACCCGGTCGACGACCCGGCCGACGACGTCGCGGCGACGGGCGACGCGGACGGCGACGGCCTGAGCGACGCCGACGAGGCGACCGCCGGCACCGACCCCGACGACAGCGACTCGGACAACGACGGTCTCTCCGACGGCGCCGAGGTCCACACCCACGGCACCGACCCGCTCGACCCCGACACCGACGACGGCGGCGTGACCGACGGCGCCGAGGTCGCGAACGGGACGAACCCGGTGGACGCGCCCGCGGACGACGTACCGAGCAACGACCGGGACGGTGACGGCCTCACCAACGACGAGGAGATCACCAACGGGACCGACCCCGACGACGCGGACTCCGACGACGACGGCCTGACCGACGGCGCCGAGGTCAACACCCACCAGACGGACCCGAACGACACGGACACCGACGACGACGGCGTCGAGGACGGCGTCGAGGTGACCGACGGGACGATCCCGACCGACGCGGACTCCGACAACGACGGGCTGAACGACGGCGCGGAGAAGGCCGCCGGCACGGACCCGCTGAAGGCGGACTCCGACGGCGACGGCCTCACCGACACCCGTGAGCTGAACGGCCCGACCGGGTGCAGCACCGGGCACACCAACCCGTTGCGCAAGGACACCGACGGCGACGGCCTCGTCGACGGGCCCGAGGTCAAGGGCATCAACGTCAAGCAGGTCGTCTTCACCAACCGCGGCAAGCCGGTCAACGGCAGGTCGATCGGCGTCGTGCGGACCAACCCGTGCGCCAAGGACACCGACCGCGACGGGCTGAGCGACCGCCAGGAGGTCGTCGGCACGAAGATCAACCAGCGGGTGAAGCGCACCAAGAAGTACGGCGGCTGGTACCTGCTGACCACGCGCAAGTCGAACCCGACCAAGAAGGACACCGACGGCGACGGCCTCGGCGACAAGGTCGAGGTCACGGGCAGCGCGAACTGGCGCTACAGCAAGCACCGCTCGGACCCGACCCGCGCCGACACCGACTGGGGTGGCGCCAACGACGGGCGCGAGATCCGGATCAAGGCCGACCCGACCTGGGCCGCCTGA
- a CDS encoding class I SAM-dependent methyltransferase, producing MQEWPQRPVTAHRRDADEKESRSANSADWDRYADEYQATHGEFLGDVGFLWGPEGLTEAEAGILGDVRDRDVLEVGSGAGQCSRWIRSRGGRAFGLDLSHRQLQHSRRIDEMSGVAVPSVRGTATHLPFADDSFDIVFSSFGALQFVADIDRAVAETARVLRPGGRYAFSITHPTRWMFPDDPTTEGLTASQSYWDRTPYVEVDDETGTTSYVEHHRTLGDWVALLAGHGFRLTTLLEPEWPADHERLWGGWSRERGVLTPGTAIFGSDLWSRVD from the coding sequence GTGCAGGAGTGGCCGCAACGCCCGGTGACCGCCCATCGACGCGACGCCGACGAGAAGGAGTCACGCAGCGCCAACAGCGCCGACTGGGACCGCTACGCCGATGAGTACCAGGCGACCCACGGCGAGTTCCTCGGCGACGTCGGCTTCCTGTGGGGCCCCGAGGGCCTGACCGAGGCGGAGGCCGGCATCCTCGGCGACGTCCGCGACCGCGACGTGCTGGAGGTCGGCTCCGGCGCCGGGCAGTGCTCGCGCTGGATCCGCAGCCGGGGCGGGCGGGCCTTCGGCCTCGACCTCTCCCACCGCCAGCTGCAGCACTCGCGGCGGATCGACGAGATGAGCGGCGTCGCGGTCCCCAGCGTCCGGGGTACGGCGACCCACCTCCCCTTCGCCGACGACAGCTTCGACATCGTCTTCTCCTCCTTCGGGGCGCTGCAGTTCGTCGCCGACATCGACCGGGCAGTGGCCGAGACGGCGCGGGTGCTGCGCCCGGGCGGCCGCTACGCCTTCTCGATCACCCACCCGACGCGCTGGATGTTCCCCGACGACCCGACGACCGAGGGCCTCACGGCGTCGCAGTCCTACTGGGACCGCACGCCCTATGTCGAGGTCGACGACGAGACCGGCACGACGTCGTACGTCGAGCACCACCGCACCCTCGGCGACTGGGTCGCGCTGCTGGCCGGCCACGGGTTCCGGCTGACCACCCTGCTCGAGCCCGAGTGGCCGGCCGACCACGAGCGGCTGTGGGGCGGCTGGTCGCGCGAGCGCGGTGTTCTCACACCCGGTACCGCCATCTTCGGATCGGACCTTTGGTCCCGGGTGGACTAG
- the rpsA gene encoding 30S ribosomal protein S1 yields MTSTLSTPLSSHYDDNAPQVAVNDIGSEADFLAAIDQTIKYFNDGDIVDGTIVKVDRDEVLLDIGYKTEGVIPSRELSIKHDVDPSEVVQVGDKVEALVLQKEDKEGRLILSKKRAQYERAWGTIEEIKEADGVVEGTVIEVVKGGLIIDIGLRGFLPASLVEMRRVRDLQPYVGQTLEAKIIELDKNRNNVVLSRRAWLEQTQSEVRHGFLTQLQKGQIRKGVVSSIVNFGAFVDLGGVDGLVHVSELSWKHIDHPSEVVTVGDEVTVEVLDVDMDRERVSLSLKATQEDPWQHFARTHQIGQIVPGKVTKLVPFGSFVRVEEGIEGLVHISELAERHVEIPEQVVQVNDDVMVKIIDIDLERRRISLSLKQANETTAAVDVEEFDPTLYGMEATYDEQGNYVYPEGFDPETGEWLEGYDEQRAKWEEQYAKAHARWEAHVKQQAEAKQAEIEAGEASSYSSAPAEDTSGGGSLASDEALQALREKLTGGN; encoded by the coding sequence ATGACCAGCACCCTCTCGACCCCGCTCTCGAGCCACTACGACGACAACGCGCCCCAGGTCGCGGTCAACGACATCGGCTCGGAGGCGGACTTCCTGGCCGCCATCGACCAGACCATCAAGTACTTCAACGACGGCGACATCGTCGACGGCACCATCGTCAAGGTGGACCGTGACGAGGTCCTGCTCGACATCGGCTACAAGACCGAGGGCGTCATCCCCTCGCGCGAGCTGTCGATCAAGCACGACGTCGACCCGTCCGAGGTCGTCCAGGTGGGCGACAAGGTCGAGGCTCTCGTCCTCCAGAAGGAGGACAAGGAGGGTCGCCTGATCCTGTCCAAGAAGCGCGCCCAGTACGAGCGCGCCTGGGGCACGATCGAGGAGATCAAGGAGGCGGACGGCGTCGTCGAGGGCACCGTCATCGAGGTCGTCAAGGGCGGCCTCATCATCGACATCGGCCTCCGGGGCTTCCTCCCCGCGTCGCTCGTCGAGATGCGCCGGGTCCGCGACCTGCAGCCGTACGTCGGCCAGACGCTCGAGGCGAAGATCATCGAGCTCGACAAGAACCGCAACAACGTGGTCCTGTCGCGCCGCGCCTGGCTCGAGCAGACGCAGTCCGAGGTTCGCCACGGCTTCCTCACCCAGCTCCAGAAGGGCCAGATTCGCAAGGGTGTCGTGTCCTCGATCGTCAACTTCGGTGCGTTCGTGGACCTCGGCGGCGTCGACGGTCTCGTCCACGTCTCGGAGCTGTCCTGGAAGCACATCGACCACCCGTCCGAGGTCGTCACCGTCGGTGACGAGGTCACCGTCGAGGTCCTCGACGTGGACATGGACCGCGAGCGTGTCTCCCTGTCGCTGAAGGCGACGCAGGAGGACCCGTGGCAGCACTTCGCGCGGACCCACCAGATCGGCCAGATCGTCCCCGGCAAGGTCACCAAGCTCGTTCCCTTCGGCTCGTTCGTGCGGGTCGAGGAGGGCATCGAGGGCCTGGTCCACATCTCCGAGCTGGCCGAGCGCCACGTCGAGATCCCGGAGCAGGTCGTTCAGGTCAACGACGACGTCATGGTCAAGATCATCGACATCGACCTCGAGCGTCGTCGGATCTCGCTGTCCCTCAAGCAGGCCAACGAGACGACCGCCGCGGTGGACGTCGAGGAGTTCGACCCCACGCTGTACGGCATGGAGGCGACCTACGACGAGCAGGGCAACTACGTCTACCCCGAGGGCTTCGACCCGGAGACCGGTGAGTGGCTCGAGGGCTACGACGAGCAGCGTGCGAAGTGGGAGGAGCAGTACGCCAAGGCGCACGCCCGCTGGGAGGCCCACGTCAAGCAGCAGGCCGAGGCCAAGCAGGCCGAGATCGAGGCCGGCGAGGCCAGCTCGTACTCCTCCGCTCCGGCCGAGGACACCAGCGGCGGCGGCTCGCTCGCTTCCGACGAGGCGCTGCAGGCGCTCCGCGAGAAGCTCACCGGTGGCAACTGA
- a CDS encoding helix-turn-helix domain-containing protein gives MSLTNVAVIAFDGVAPFELGILCEAFGIDRTEDGVPPIDFAVCAEDDRPLQTSMGFTMQAQHGLDRVAEADLVGIPAIKEVEASPAVIAAIQAAYERGARLMSVCSGSFILGQAGLLDGRECTTHWMHTERLQAQFPLAKVIPEVLYVDAGQVVTGAGSAAGLDAALHIWRQEHGAAVANTVARRAVVPPYRDGGQAQYIARAVPDCDADTLGPLLTWISQNLNEDHGVEALAKRALMSPRTFARRFRDETGTTPHTWITRQRVAAAEELLERTDQPVEWIASEVGFGNAATLRHHFVRVRGVSPQNYRRQFAC, from the coding sequence GTGAGCCTCACCAACGTCGCGGTGATCGCCTTCGACGGCGTCGCCCCCTTCGAGCTCGGCATCCTCTGCGAGGCGTTCGGCATCGACCGGACCGAGGACGGCGTCCCGCCGATCGACTTCGCGGTGTGCGCCGAGGACGACCGCCCGCTGCAGACCTCGATGGGCTTCACCATGCAGGCCCAGCACGGCCTGGACCGGGTCGCCGAGGCCGACCTGGTCGGCATCCCCGCCATCAAGGAGGTCGAGGCCTCCCCGGCGGTGATCGCCGCCATCCAGGCTGCCTACGAGCGCGGCGCCCGTCTGATGTCGGTGTGCAGCGGCTCGTTCATCCTCGGCCAGGCCGGCCTCCTCGACGGCCGCGAGTGCACGACGCACTGGATGCACACCGAGCGCCTGCAGGCGCAGTTCCCGCTCGCGAAGGTGATCCCCGAGGTCCTCTACGTCGACGCCGGTCAGGTCGTCACCGGCGCCGGCAGCGCCGCCGGCCTCGACGCCGCGCTCCACATCTGGCGCCAGGAGCACGGCGCCGCCGTCGCCAACACCGTGGCGCGCCGGGCCGTCGTACCTCCCTATCGCGACGGTGGCCAGGCGCAGTACATCGCCCGCGCCGTCCCCGACTGCGACGCCGACACCCTCGGCCCGCTGCTCACCTGGATCTCGCAGAACCTCAACGAGGACCACGGCGTCGAGGCCCTCGCCAAGCGCGCCCTCATGTCCCCGCGCACCTTCGCCCGCCGCTTCCGCGACGAGACCGGTACGACGCCCCACACCTGGATCACCCGCCAGCGCGTCGCCGCCGCCGAGGAGCTGCTCGAGCGCACCGACCAGCCGGTCGAGTGGATCGCCTCCGAGGTCGGCTTCGGCAACGCAGCGACGCTGCGGCACCACTTCGTGCGGGTGCGTGGGGTGAGTCCGCAGAACTACCGGCGGCAGTTCGCCTGCTGA